The genomic DNA TCGAGCGGAACGATTTCAAGGTTCGCTCATGTACAGAAGCCGACCTTGAAGAACACCTGGCGTCATGGTTCATGGCGATCAGAGCTTCCGGCGGTGGCGACAGAACCAGTCTCGCCCAAGGCCGACAGACCGCGGCAGTTCTGAAAACACGTatccggtcgccgccgccatcaatcTTCGCCCACCAAGTGAGCAGGCGAGCGGCCATCGTCTTCCCCTGCGCCGGCGGACTCGCACGGCGTCTGCCGACTCGCGAGTCGCGACTGGCGGTGTGGCGTCAGAGCTTGACGAGGACCTCTTGCCATACGCCGGATCTGGACCGCAAGTCCGATCGGACAGCTTGTAGGTCcacaggggtggacggtatttgaaATACCGtcaaataccgtccaccccacCCCGGCTGTCGCGcgaaacgccgccgccgccgcttgccgaAGCACCGCCGCGCTCCGGCCGTCTCTTGCGACCCTCCCTGTCACTCCGACGGCTTTGTGGCCGCCCAATCTTGCACGCAACGAAGATGGTCAAATAACGAGTGCCCTGTCATCCCACATCCAGAGGGCACGCCTACTTCACGCCGCGGCTCGCCGCAGCGCGGCCGCGTTCCGGTCGTACCCTGCGCCTGAGGCGGCACGTGAAGGCGCCTCCGGCGCGGCAGTAGAGGGAAAACGAGAACTCTGGGCGTTTCGGAGAGCGAGAGCTGTGGACGTCGCCGCGGATGTCGACCGCACCTTCGCGGGGCGCCGCGTGAGCGCCCGGCGTATCCATCCAACTGTGCTCAGCGTCGAAGATCCGGTCGGCGATGCGCATGCGGAACGCGCCCCGTGGCGGCGACGactggacggcggcggcgctcgtcaCGCGCCTCGGCGAAATCCTCGCCGCGTTCGCGTCGTAAGACCAGCGGGTGTCTCCGAACGCGCGCTGGTCGATGTCGATGCTCCGACGGCAGGGCGCGCCAGAGGTGCCTTCAGCGCCTCGACGGTACGCGCTCGTCCGCACCGGCTGCCGGAATGCGAGGCGCGACTGGACGTCGTCCAGCCCAGGACGCCGTCCGGCAGGTCGATCAGCCggtccacggcgccggcgcgcttACGGCAGGCCGCGTTTATGGCGATACCGCGTTTGAAAGGATGCAAACCAACTTACGAAGCGGTGTGATCATtgagaagatagaagaacaatcTTCAGCAACAGAGTCTGGTCTGGAAGAAGGTGATGCCACCAATCGAGTTGACGGCGTATATTTTTCCAGCGCGGCACAGCTTGGTGGCTTACTGCTGGATATAGGTACCGGTTATCTCCTGAAACACCCCAACTTTAACCAGGTGAAGAATGGTTTGCAAGGGAATTCTGAGGATACGGCAGCACTAGTTAGCTCTCACCGTTGAGGTCTGCAGTGTTTTTTTAGAGAAATGCTTGTTTCCAGCATGATTGCATTGTGAATTACTAATACATATTTACGCAAAGTTGTTAAATAATTCAGATTCATAACTTGTGCGACGTATACTAGCATATGCTTAGCATTTCCGGACTTGGTTACTGTCCAAGCTGTCACAGATGGATCGAGGAACTTGGTTGTGAGTATTACTGTTATGCGGAATTGTTCTCCCGTGAAAAAAAATTCGATTACCATTAATCATATCTTTGATCTTGTGCTAGTATAGGATTGTTCCAGTTGTGAGTCTGTTTACAACTCGTGCTCGGTGTCCTTATAGGAGTAGGACCCCTAGTTTCACTcgtactcttttttttttgtacgTATAAGATCTGATGGCTATGTGCGACGACGCGGATTTGATGATTTTCCCCAGCCTTTCGCACGCGACGTTGCCGCCGTCTATTCGGTCGATCTCCCATCTTTCGCCGCCATGGCCTACGTCTCTGCCTCTTCGAGCCAGCTCCTACCGGAGACGTCGTCGCGATGCGTGGCGGAGGGCGTCACCTCGGCGCACAGTTTCGAGGTGGTCAACTTCTCGCTGCTCGACGGCATGGGCACCGGCAACTTCATCAGCTCGAGCACCTTCAGCGTCGGCGGCTGCGACTGGACCATCAGGCTCTTCCCTGACGGGAGCGCGGCGCAGAACTCCAAAGGAGGTGCAGTGTCGGCCTTCTTGTGCCTTCAAGGAGGAGCAGCGGGTACAAGGGTGAAGTTCATCATGCATCTGTTGGGCAAAGGTTCCCAATCGTGGTCCAGCGGATACGGTGCGCATGCCTTTGCGTCGGTTGGTGAAGAGTGTGGTTGGACAAACTTCGTGGACAAATCAAGGCTGCGATGGTTGCTATTTGGCAACAACAATTGCTTCACGGTTAGGTGCGTTCTCACTGTCATCAAAGATCCTCGTATGCAGAACGTTGTAGTCCCGGAGCCAAACCTTCGGCAAGACTTCAAGCGCATGATGGAGGAAGGGAAAGGCAAAGATGTGATGGTACATGTCGATAACCAACTGTTCTGGTGCCATAGATGCGTGCTCGCCGCGCGATCCCCGGTCTTCAACGCGGAGCTCTTCGGCCCGATGAAGAATGCGCAATCCGTCGAGATCCATGGCATGAAGAACAAGTGTACTGGTGACCAACCCATCATCGTGATCGGTGACATGAAGGCTGATATCTTCAGGGCGCTCCTCCACTTCCTCTACACGGACTCTCTGCCGGATCATCAATGTGACGATGACAAGAATGCGGTGATGCAGCACCTGCTAGTCGCAGCGGATCGGTACGGAGTGGACCGGCTGAAACTGATGTGCGAAGAAGAGCTGTGCCGTAGCGTGGACATGCAGTCGGTTGCAAGTACCCTTGCTATTGCAGAGCAGCATCAGTGCGTGCAACTGAAAGATGCATGCGTCAGGTTGATCGTCTCACCAGGTGTGCTTGGCGCTATCATGAAAACCGATGATTTCAAGCATCTTGCTGCAAGCTGCCCTTCGGTTATAAAGGAGATTGAAGACAAAATGGGAAACACGCTCAGGATTCAGTAGTAGCCTTGTTGGGAACTCGATCATATAGCTCAACAGTGGTGATCTTTGTTATCATATTGGTCTATAGTCATTACATGACAAATCTGTCCGTTGCCCATTGACACTACAAAAGTTTTTCAGTTGCACTTTATTTCTTTAATTTTGCCTTgttttttcctctctctttttttcacaAGTCCTCCACGTGCTGGGAAAATTTCAATCGACTGGTATGGACAAGTGTGATGGTGGAGGCaaataaaaggagaaaaatTGTTGGAAAAGAAAGATCTTTGGTGGCGAGCTGGCAGATGGGATAGGTCGATAGGCCCCTACAAATAGGATAGGGAAAGGATGAAGAGGTGAGGTCACTGGACGGACCGTAAAAACGTCTGTTGAGAAGAGAATTGTTTGGTGCCACCATTGCAACTGAACTCTTTTGTCAACAAGTCCTGTGATCAACATATTCGCACCTTAAAACTTAGGGTTTTGGATGATGGCATTGCTGTGTTCTACTGATATTGGCTAATTTTCCAGATTATACGTGGTCATTATTTTTACTCACCTCCATAACCGAGTTTTGTATAGTGCTAATCCGCTGTAAATATAACAGTTtgtatcattttttttgttgaacACTGTAAGTAACGTGTGTTCTGTTCTGACCACCGGGTGGATGGGTTCCACGACAACAAACCTAATCAACTAAGCCACGCTTGTTCAAACGTGTGTTGTATCGCATTACAAAAGTTGGCACTGCCATGTTTTAGGCCCCAACCAAATTCTCCTAGCTGTCAGTCTACCAAGATTTGAGTCTATACTAAGCACCAGTGTACGGTGCTGGAGTCGTGGGTGCATGAGTGATGATTTCACTCACCAATATTCAGTGTTGTGATTTCACCCATCAATCTTGATGTACACGTAGTAATATGTTTATTATTCTGAGTTGATACAGAGGATGGAAGACCAAAAAAAGCAGGATTCAGAGGATGGAAGTTTTACTTCATTAAAAAATGTTggaactgtttttttttttttggaattccCAATCTTACACCAgtaattttttgaaaaagatgTAGGCACGCGCCAATTGAGGGTGAACATTAAAAATATAGACTCTAAATTATACGTAATCACAAAGTCCTTGTTCTTGACGTAAAGAAGTCGTCGATCTTCAATGCAAACTAATTGGAGTCCCACAGGCCTCGGAGCTCGGAGTCCTCTCCTAGTTCAGGACTTCAGGTACGATAAGACGATCGCGAACGGCGCGGCCGTGTTCTCGTCAATCTTTCGCTCGTTGCCCTTTCTTCTTGCGCCATCTGCTCTGCCATGGCCGACAACTCGCCAGTCAAACAAATTCTACCGGAGACGTCGTCGTCGAGATTCCTAATGGAGAGCATCACGGCGACGCACGATTTCGACGTCACCAACTTCTCGCTGCTCGACGGCGTGGGCATTGGCAAGTACATTAGCTCAAGAACCttcagcagcggcagcggcgactgGAACATGAGGCTCTACCCTGACGGCGACAAGCC from Setaria italica strain Yugu1 chromosome VII, Setaria_italica_v2.0, whole genome shotgun sequence includes the following:
- the LOC101780484 gene encoding BTB/POZ and MATH domain-containing protein 1, with the translated sequence MAYVSASSSQLLPETSSRCVAEGVTSAHSFEVVNFSLLDGMGTGNFISSSTFSVGGCDWTIRLFPDGSAAQNSKGGAVSAFLCLQGGAAGTRVKFIMHLLGKGSQSWSSGYGAHAFASVGEECGWTNFVDKSRLRWLLFGNNNCFTVRCVLTVIKDPRMQNVVVPEPNLRQDFKRMMEEGKGKDVMVHVDNQLFWCHRCVLAARSPVFNAELFGPMKNAQSVEIHGMKNKCTGDQPIIVIGDMKADIFRALLHFLYTDSLPDHQCDDDKNAVMQHLLVAADRYGVDRLKLMCEEELCRSVDMQSVASTLAIAEQHQCVQLKDACVRLIVSPGVLGAIMKTDDFKHLAASCPSVIKEIEDKMGNTLRIQ